Part of the Streptomyces sp. HSG2 genome, GGCCAGGCATCTCTTCCTCCCCGGCACCCTTTTCGCGGCACCCTTCTCGCGGCGTCCTTGCCGGTCGTCGTGGCCGGGACACCGACTGCGGCGTGGATGCTCTGCGTGTCCAGGATCACCAGGCTCGGGTCGGCTAATCGTTTCCGCTTCTCTCGCAGATGCCAGCGCAGCAGGTCGTGAATGTCCTGGTCGGTGCCCTCGTCGCGCCAGAGGTAGAAGTAGTACTTCACCGCTCCGGGCGGGGGCATGTCGTGGGGCAGGAACTCCCACTGACACCCCGTGCGATTCTGGTAGAGGATGGCGTTCACGATCTCCCGCATCGCGTACTTCCCCTGATGCCCGCTGACCGACGGATGCCGGGCCTTCCACGCCGTGATCACGGGTTCGACGAGCTCCCACTGCTCATCGGTGAGATCACTCGGGTACGGCTTGCGCATGCTCATGCCACAACCCAAGCGAACCCCGAACGCCTGACCGGCAACGATGCCCCAACGTCACACCATCGAGCGACGACAAGACCGACAGAACGCCACATACCGCACTCTGAGATCGTGGACGCGCTCACCCAGGTGACCGCCGGTACAGGTGCGGCCTTCAAGACCGCACCGAGCCGCTACCCCCACATGTCGCTCGCCTACGCTTCGGACGGGGCTCAGCAAGTCGATGCGGTCCCTCTCCGGGCCGCCCTGGCGGCCATCGAGCAGCCGTTGTCCGGGACCGTAGTCGTGGACCGCCTACACCTTGTCGAGCAGTGGCACGACGGCGCGCACATCATGTGGCGGCCGATCGCTGAAGTTCCTCTGGCGGGGGTGGAGGCGTGACCTCGTTCCCCGGGCCCCGGCCGATGCATGGTGACCTTGTTAAGATCACCACCGGCGCCACCTCAATGATCCTCACCGGAAGCATCACGTCCCAGGGCGTTCTGCGCGACGGTCGCGGGTTCGTTGAACTCACCTTGCCGGATGCCGATCCGCAGCAGCGGCGAGACCTGGAGCGGGCCCAGCGGTACGCACCGTCGGCAGCCTGGAACGATTACGCAGGGCGGGGTACAACGCCGGACTGCAGGCGCTGGACCTGTGGGACGCCGTACGGGGCAGGGAGCACCCGCTGCTGCCGCCCCGACGCTACCGCCGCTTCATCGGCAACGGTGATTTCCTCGAAGTGGGCCGCCGGATCACCGCGTACGTGCGGGACGAACTCGGCATGGGACCCGGTCACGATGTACTGGACGCGGGATGCGGCGCGGGGCGCATCGCGGTGCCGCTCACGGACGTGCTCACCGAGGGCTCCTACCTCGGCTTCGACATCGTGCCGCACGCCATCGAATGGTGCTCCCGCACGATCACTCCCCGCCATCCGACCTTCCGTTTCGCCCACGTCGACATCCGCCAGGAGATCTACAACCCGGAAGGGACGCTCTCTGCGGCCGACTGCCGGTTCCTGGCCGGTGACGCGGCCTTCGACATCGCCGCGCTGGTGGGGCTCATCAGCCATCTACGCCCGGCCGAGATGGAGAACTACCTCGCGGAGTCCTCCCGGGTCCTGCGGCCCGGGGGGCAGTGTTTCGACACGGCCTATCTGGTGGACGACGCGGTCGCCGCGAACATCGCGCGCGGAGCGACCGCCTTCAGTTTCACGCAGGATCACGGGGGCTACTACGTGCACTCCGCCTGGATCCACCGCGTGAATTCTCGTCTCCGGTATCCGGCGGGCTCGGGGTGATCTTTCGGGGTGCGGGCAGCACGATGGGCCGGGTGGCCGTCCGGTGCGGGGTCTCCGAGGTTTTTCAGGTCGTGGGTGGTCAGGTCGGCTGCGTGGTTCAGGTGAGCATGCGCTGGCCGGTGGCGGTCCACAGGTCGGTGAAGTCGTCACACCAGCGCCAGCGTTCGGGCAGGTGGAGGGTGAGGCGGCGGGCTCCGGTGGCGATCCGGGCGGGGATGTTGATGAGGTGGCGGCGGATGGTGCCGGTCCTCGCCTTGGCGTGGAAGGCGGAGGCGAGGTGGCCGCTCGCACGGGTGAGGTTGTAGGCGGTGGCGGCCAGGGTCAACCAGGCGGCGTTCGCGGTGAACTTCCCCGAGGGCAGGTGGGCGAGGGCGGAGTCTTCCAGGTCGGCGAAGACCTGCTCGATGACGGCGTGTTCGCGGTGCATCGGCTCGGCCTGAGCGAGGACGAAGGGGCTGTCGGTGAAGATCACATGGTGGCGCCAGACCCCGAACAGTTCGGCCTGGCCGGCGGGCACGCCGGTGGGGTTCAGCCGCTTCACGCGGCGCACGATGAGCCGTGCGGTGGTGTGGAACGCCTTCTTCTTGCTGGTGAACGCGGTGAAGGGGATCTCGGTGATCTCGGCGTCGGAGATCCAGCGTTCCTCCTCGGCGTCCCAGACGGCGCTGGCGTACTTGATCGGCGTCCAAGCGTCCTCGGGGATGCCCGCGATGGCCTCGCGGATGGTCTTCTTGACCGCGACGGCCAGAGAGAACGCGGCGCCGGCCTTGCGGCACACATCGACGACCTTGTGGGAGAAGTACGCCGAGTCCGCGCGGACGACGACTTGGGCGGTGATGCCCATGGCCCGGACCGTGGCCAGTGCCTCGCGCAGCAGACTCGCCGCGCCCTTGCCGGAGCCTGCCGAACCCTTGCGCAGCCTGGTGGCCACGATCACGGGGGCGCAGGTGGACGTCTTCACGGTGACGATCTGGAAGTGCAGCCCGCGCTGCTTGGTGTAGCCGAAGGAGGCGCCCTGCTTGGCAGGGCCGTAGACCTGCTTGACCTTGGAGTCGATGTCCACGAACACCACCTCGTCCCGCTTCGGGATGAGGCCGGTGTGCGCGGCCAGGCGGCAGGTGAACGCCCGTGCAGCGGACTCCAGTTGGCGCACATGCCCCCAGGTGAAGGCACGCAGGAAACTGCCCAGCGTGGAGGGCGCCCGCACCCCGCCGAACAGGCGCGGCAGCCCGCCGTGACGCAGTATGTCCAGGTCGTCGATGCTGTCCGCCCCGGCGACCATGCCGCCCACGATCGACATCGCTTTCGCGTCGGCGGCCGTACCGGCCCCGTTCTTCGCAGTGGTCAGGTGGACCTTCTCGGCCACCAGAGCGGGCAGACCGCACCGCTCGGCCAGCCGGAACGTCGGGACCAGCCCGGCGTGCGCGATCAGGTCAGGGTCGTCGAACGCGGCGAAGAGCTCCGCGGGCCTGTGGGAGACTTTCACTTACGAGGTGCCTTGCTTCGTGGGACTGGTGTGGGCGTAGGAACTCCCATCGTCCCAGGTCAGCAGGCACCTCTTCTCTTTTCATCGCCCGCAGGCCGAGTATCACGCGGTGGATCCAGGCTCCGAGGAGGAGCCCACGTACGCCATCGCCTACCGGTTGGAGTACCTCCTGTCGGTGGCGGCACGGCACGGTCTGCGTATGCGCCGGGATCCCCAACCGGGTACCTGGGGCGTTTCCACGCGGCGTCCGGCTTCGATGGACCTGGTGGTCCTCGAACGCGCCTGAAGGCGGCCGACGTCGCCCGGGCTGCCGCACGCGGTGTCCATGTCCACGCACAAGAGAGGAATCCCGCCCGTCCATGACCGACACAACCAGTCCCGCCTCCGTCCCCGGTGACGAAACCCCCGGCGTCATCGTCATCTCGGGTATTTCCGCCGCGGGCAAGTCCACCGTCGCGCAGGCCCTCGCCGAGCGCCTGCCCCGTTCGGCACACGTGCGGGGCGACACGTTCCGCCGCATGATCGTCAACGGCCAGGCGCACATGACCGCCGAGGCTCCGCCGGAGGCCGTCGCGCAACTCCGTCTGCGGCACCGTTTGGCCGCGGCGTCCGCGGACGCCTACGCCGAAGCGGGTTTCACAGCCGTCCTGCAGGACATCCTTCTCGGCGAGCACCTGGCGGAGATCACCGAGATGATCCGGAGCCGTCCGCTGGCCGTGGTGGTGCTGGCACCCGACCCGGACGTCGTGGCCCGCCTGGAGGAGAAGCGCTCCAAGACCGGCTACGGCCCCGACTGGCAGCCCAAGGACCTGGACAAGGTACTCAAGGACGACACGCCCCGCATCGGGCTGTGGCTCGACACCTCGCACCAGACGGTCGACGAGACCGTCGACGAGATCCTCAAGCGCGCCTGGACCGAAGGCGCCGTCTCCTGACCGTGCCGAGGGGCTCCCGGGGCTGTGTCCCGGGAGCCCGGTCCGGCCCGTGACCGCCCGCCCGACACCCGAGGAAGGACAGCACACGTTGCGTACCCTACGGATCGGTCCCGAAGGCGCTCCGGTGGGAATCGTCGGCTTGGGCTGCATGGGCATGTCCTACGCCTACGACCCCGGCGGTCGCGACGACGACGCCTCGGCCGCCGTGCTCCACCGCGCTCTCGACCTCGGCGCCGATCTCATCGACACCGCCGACGTCTACGGCCCCCACACCAACGAGGAGCTGGTGGGCCGGGCACTCGCCGACCGCCGTGAGGAGGCGTTCCTCGCCACGAAGGTGGGATTCGTCACCGGTGAGACGCGCCTGCGCCGCGACGGCCGGCCCGAGCACATCCGCGCCGCCATCGACGCGAGTCTGCGCCGGCTGCGCACCGACCACGTGGCCCTCTGCCAGCTGCACCGGGTCGATCCCGAGGTGCCGCTGGAGGAGACCTGGGGTGCCATGGCGGAGACCGTGAAAGCCGGCAAGGCCCGGATGCTCGGGCTGTCCGACGTGACCGTCCAACAGATACACGTCGCCCAGAGCGTGCATCCCGTGGCCGCCGTCCAGGCGGAACTGTCGCTGTGGACCCGGGGCGCCACGGCGGAACTGCTGCCCTTCACCGCACGGGAGGGCATCGCGCTCATCGCCTACTCGCCACTCGGCCGCGGCTTCCTGGCAGGCCGCTTCGACTCCCCCGACGACGTGCCGGACGGCGACTACCGGCGCCACAACCCGCGCTTCCGGGAGGAGAACTTCGCGGCCAACCTCCGCCTCCTGGAAGGCGTCCGCACCGTGGCTCCCCGGCCGAAGCGCCGCACTTTCAGCCCCGAGTACAAGCTGCGGATCGTGGCCGAGTACGACGCCGCGCCCAAGAACGAGAAGGGCGCAATCCTGCGCCGCGAGCGGCTGTACCACTCGCACGTCAAGGAATGGCGGGCCGCGCGGGATGCCGGGGCTCTGGAGAAGCTGGTCGACAAGCGCACCAGCCCGGCGAGGCCGAAGAAGTCTGCTGCCGAGGCGGAGAACGAGAGACTGCGCCGCCAGGTGGAACGGCTGGAGAAGGAACTGGCCCGCAACAAGGCCGCGTTGGAGGAAATGGGAAAAGCTTCCGCGCTCTTGGAAATGATCTCCGAGGGCGCGGACTGAAGGCTGCAGCCGACCCGGTGGTCGACGACGCGTTCACCGGCGTCGAGGGCAGGCTGGGCGTGACGGCCGCGTGCCGGCTGACCGGCCGATCGAGGGCCACCCACTACCGCCGGCTGCAGCCCCCGCCACCGCGCAGGCCTCGCTCGCCGCGGGTCCAGCCCGCGGCTCTGACGGCCGAAGAGCGGGCTGCGGTACTGGAGTTGATGAACCGCGACGAATACGCCGAGCTGCCGCCCGCGCAGATCTGGGCCCGCGAGCTGGATGCCGGGCGCTATCAGAGTGCGGGATGTGGCGCTCTGTCGGTCTTGTCGTCGCTCGATGGTGTGACGTTGGGGCATCGTTGCCGGTCAGGCGTTCGGGGTTCGCTTGGGTTGTGGCATGAGCATGCGCAAGCCGTACCCGAGTGATCTCACCGATGAGCAGTGGGAGCTCGTCGAACCCGTGATCACGGCGTGGAAGGCCCGGCATCCGTCGGTCAGCGGGCATCAGGGGAAGTACGCGATGCGGGAGATCGTGAACGCCATCCTCTACCAGAATCGCACGGGGTGTCAGTGGGAGTTCCTGCCCCACGACATGCCCCCGCCCGGAGCGGTGAAGTACTACTTCTACCTCTGGCGCGACGAGGGCACCGACCAGGACATTCACGACCTGCTGCGCTGGCAGCTGCGAGAGAAGCGGAAACGATTAGCCGACCCGAGCCTGGTGATCCTGGACACGCAGAGCATCCACGCCGCAGTCGGTGTCCCCAGGGCCCCGGCGAGTGCCTGGATCGTCCGGTTTGATCATGTGATGCCGTAGAGGGCGAGGACGCGGGGGCGTTCGGTGTGGGCTCGTCGTCCGGCGGCGGTGTTGACATAGCCGGCGAGCTTGAGCGCGCTGCGGATCAGGTCGCGCAGGGCAGCGAGTACGGCGGGTGTGTTGTGGGTCCTGACCTGGGACTTGTCCTCGTTGAAGGTGACATCTCGGCACCAGTGGACGGTGTTTTCCACCGTCCAGTGCCCGCGAGCCCAGGACGCGATCTCGGCTGCGTTCGCTTCCTCGGCGGGCAGGTCGGTGATGGCGTAGACGGTCTCGCTGGACCACTTCTTGGCCCCGTAGAGACGGCGACGGCGCTGGATCCGCAGGACCTGGGCCGCGTGGGGGAAGAGCAGGCCGTTGACGGTGACGACCTGGACGAGACGCTGTTCGTGACGGCCGTGGCCGCGGGCGTCGTCGCGGTGGATGACGGGGATCTCCTTCCAGGGCAGGGCGTGGAGTTGACGGGCCTGGCCGCGCTGGTTGTTCTTGATGGTCAGCAGGTAGTGAGCGCCGCGTTCGTGCAGGTAGGTGGCGTGGTCGCGCTGGGCGTGGAGGGCATCGGCGGTCACGACCACCCCCGCGAGATCCGCGTCGTCGATTCTGTCGAGCAAGGGCTGGAACTCGGGGATTTCGTTGGTCTTCGCGCCGATCTCGCGGGAGGCGAGCGTGACACCGTCGCCGTGGCGGACGGCGGACAGGGCGAAGACCCGGCTGCCGTCCGGGCGCCTGGCGCCCCGCAGGCACTTGCCGTCCACCGCGATCGCCCGGCGCCGGATCCGTACCGGCCCGGCATGGGCGGCCGCCCGGTGGGCCCGGCGCTGTTAACGCTCGGTGCCACCGTCGGGCATGACCGGCTCCGGCCGGCGGGGCTGTGCGGACAGCAAGGGCCGCAGGTAGTCGTAAGCCGCCGCACAGATCTCACCGTGATCCAGGCGTCCCAGGACGCTGCGGAGGGTCTTCTCGCTCGGCACCCGGTAGCGGCCGAGGAGCGGGTGGTAGGGCAGGCCGAAGGCGGCCAGTTCCTCCGGCGTCGCACGTCGGCACCACTCCGCCGCCGCGGTGATCGAGTCGTGGCCGGACGGGGTCATCGCGCAGACCATCAGGGCCAGCAGTGAGGAGAGCCGGTAGCGCACCCCGCAAGTCCCTCTCGGGTCGGTGACCGACTCGAACTCGGCGACCAGGCGGCGGACTTGGTCCTTGGCGGCCCCCTCGCCAAGGGCTTCCAGGCGGGGCACCGCGCAAGCGGGGGCAGCGACAGGGGATGATGGAGGAACGAACACGGCACCTTCGTGGATCTTGAAGCGTAGAGAACTCCATGATCCACAGGTGCCGTGTTCGCCTGCTTCCGGGGCCCACCACCGAGATCAACACCCCAAGCTGGGGCAATTCAGGCACTCGCCGGGGCCCTGTCGGTGTCCCGGCCACGACGACCGGCAAGGACGCCGCGAGAAGGGTGCCGCGAAAAGGGTGCCGGGGAGGAAGAGATGCCTGGCCGTGGACGTACTGGGCCTGGTCGTGGACTGCGTCGTCCTGCCCGCCTCCGCGCACGAGAACACCGCCGGCATCGCCCTGCTGGACGGTGTCGCCGGGCAGTGCGACACCGTGGCCAAAGCCCTGGTCGACCAGGGCTTCAAGAAGAAGGTCGTCGATCACGGCAAGAACGTGGGCATCGACGTCGAGATCGTCGAGCGCAACCCGGCCGGCAAGGGCTTCGTCGTGCAGGCCAAGCGGTGGATCGTGGAGCAGACGAACGGGATCCTGATGTTCTACCGCCGTCTCGTACGCGACTACGAACACCGGCCCGCCTCCTCCCGATCCCGCGTCTTCTGGGCGATGACCTCCGTGATGAGCCGCCGACTCACCGGAGCCACCCTCGCTTCCTGGAGGACCACGTGAGCGAGAACCCACAGGTCAAAGCCATCCTGGAACACATCGAAACCCGCGAGCGTGAACTAGCCGACCAGGCCGGGCAGTTCCGGGACCGCATCGAGGAGCTCAGAGTGCGGCTCGGCGAGATCGACGCGGAGAGCGAGAACCTGCGCATCACCCGCAAGACCCTTTCCTCGCTCTCCCACTGCCCTCACCCGCCACTGAGCCGGACCGCCCCGACATCCCGGACCACCCCGCCTACCAGCAGATCCTCACCGCCCTGGCCTACGAGGGCCGACCGATGCGCGCCCGCGACCTCTGCCAGGCCCTCGACCTGCCGACCCTCCCGAAGAACACCGAAGGCATCCGCTCCAAACTGAAACGCCTGGTCAGCCGCGGCATCCTCGTCGAACCTGAACCCGGCTTGTTCACCCGCCCCGAGACCTGAAGGCCACCCCGAACCCACGACCAGCGGTCCTTCCCCAACCCTCAATCACGAAACGGACAAGAGCTCACGTTCCGCACTCTGAGTGCCAGTGGCAGCGTGACCAGCTCCCGGAAGCGATCCGCGAGCTCGTACTTGACGATCAGCGATTGCGGAACGACATCTGCTGGTCGGTGTTCGTCTGCTGAGCGTGAGCCGGGGCGCCAGCTACCCCGGCATCTTCCGCTACTACCTCTTCACCGGCTGCTTCGAGCGTCAGCGGTGGACCTCCACGAACCCGTGCGCTGATTCGCGGGCCACCCTGTGACCGAGAATTTTAGTTGGCGGATCATGATCTGAACCGTGCAGGTCAGGAGTGCCTGGAGGATTCTTGTTGGCGGATCTTGAGGGTGATAGTTGGCGGATCATGGCGATGGACGTTCACTGTGCGTGAAGTCCTCTCAGTAACGTGACGAATACGATGCGTAACGACCCGTCAGTGGGTGTGACTGAGCACTTGAACTGGCGGGTAGTCAAGGCGCTCCCCGGCGGGACAGCCCGTTAGCTGTCTGTGCACGAGGGCCAGTGGTCTACCGCCCACTCCGTCCAGCCTGGCCAGCCCGTCGGCGGGGCGGGGATCTCGCCCCCGGCGAGTTCGGCGGCGTCAGGCACCTGGAACTGCTCCCGCCATTGGTCCACGTCGGTCTCGCTCATGGGAAACGTCTGATGCGGTGTCGTCGCCTGGCGGTGCGCGATGCGGGCGAGCTGGACGTCCTTGTCCACGGGCACGTAGACCACCTGACACACTGCCCCGGCCGAGCGTGCCAGCCAGCGCAGTGCCGACCGTTCATCGCGGCCCCAGAGCCCGTAGTCGAGCACGACGCTGGTCCCCAGCCGCAGAGCCTGGAGGGCGACCGAGATGAGCCGACCTTCGAGCACCCAGCGCTTTCCGTCTGCCATCGAATCGCCGAACAGCGGGATCATCCAGTGGTCTGGGGTCAGCCGCAGTGCCCGGTGTGTGGCGGCGAGCTCTCTGGCCCGGGTGGTTTTCCCGGCTCCGGGGAGTCCGACCATCAGGAACAGGGTGGCGACAGGTGGGTCCTGCGCGACGATGGTGCTGGCTCCATGCGGGCAAGGGGACGGGGTTTCGTGCTGTGAATCGAAGCGTTGCGACATGACTTCCCTGATCAGGCAGGATGGCCCGGCAGCACAGCAATAAGGGAGTGGCTGCCAGCAGGACACTGATCCGGCGGTATGTCGTGGCACTGGCCCCGGCCGGGGCCAGCAACGAGGCCGCGGTTATGGGCAACCGCGGATACCGCCGCTAAGCGGCGGTACGGGTAGTCATGGCGGCGCAGCAGCACATGCCTGCACCATAGCTCACCCGGACGGCGAACCGTCAGCCACATACTCGCAAGCGCACCGGGCTCAGTCCTGAAGCGCCCTGAACGTAGCTCCGCCAACTCAAACGCTCACTTGAGCGGTTCCCCGCTATCGATGTTCCGGGCCAGCTGGGTTGCGTACTCGGTGAGAACCTTCCGTAGGTCGGCGTAGTGAGGGGCGGCATCGGGACGGGTCAGCTGGCACCACGTCGTGTTGCGCCTGAGTGCCCACCTGCGTTGGATGGCCGGTGTCTGCGCAGCCTCAATCGGTCTCGGGGCGAAGACGTGCTCGCCTCGGGTCACTTGAGCCCAGACAAAGACAGACGCTGCTTGCCGCTTGCGGTCGTCAAGCGCTGGCGGGGGCGAGGTGGTTGGGGTGGGCGCCAGCCGCTCGATGATGTTCTCCCAGCCGACTTGATCAAGTGCCCAATCCTGAAGGATCTCTCGACGTCGGCAGTAGTCGACTGGAGATGGCGTTGAGCAAATTTCGCCGACGATACCTTCAAGTGCCTTGTGGAACTCATATGGATCGACCCGACTGGTGACTACTCCTGTATAGAATTTCGCTCCACGACTGGGAATTCCCAAATATGCCGCTGAATCCCCCATGGAACCTCCCATCACCCACTGCACCAGACGAACCGCCGCTGTCCTGCGTAAAAGCTTTGGTGACGCGTCATGAACATCGGGAAGATAGCGCTCGCACCAGTCTTCCTCTAAAAATGCAGGGATTTGCTCGGGCCGGTAGTCATTCCGCGTGGCCGAGCGGATGCTGGAAGCACCTTTAGTCATCCGAAATGCTCGCGTCAGAGGTTCGATAGTGGTTCGTAATCTCTGGGAACAAGTTTCCTCATGCCGGGATACGAGTCCGTTCCAAGATGCCCGGCCAGCCTTGTCCCTGAACCCTTCACGAATAAGGGGGGCCAGGCTTTCGCGAAGATCTTTGGCGTCGAGGAGCGAACGCGATGCCGACAAGAGTGCCGCGCTTGCGACAGTGTCACGAGGGAGCGCATCAACAACCTGGTATTTGCGCATCCCGCCTCCGCCTGTTCGCCGGTAGTCAGTCTGGCCCGAGACGTAAGCGTCAACACTGTCTCTGTATTCAGACTCGATAAGGTGACTGCTTTCTGGCCACGACGCACTGAGGGCAGCGACCACGAGTCGGAGGTCGGTGAAGAAGGACGCGGCATGCTGCTGTGGGACTGTGCCGGTGAGAGCGTTGATGATCTCTTGTTGCAGGGCGAGTAGGGGAGCGGTCGGCTCCAGCTCGTGCGCCGCAGCTTTGAGTTCGTCGAGTCGGTAGCCGCATGCCTGACGCATCCGTTTCCGGACGCCGGGATTCTCAACGGTCCATCGGCATTGCGCGGGATGCAGTGTGTGGTCGTTCGGTCGCGGCATCAGCAGGGCGCTGTCTTGGGCAGGCTGATCACAGCGAGGGCATTTGTGGCCCAAGAATACGCGGTGTTCCGTGCAGGCGAAGACAACAGGGAGGTGCCACTCTTTCTTCCACGGGCCTCCGTGGGGCACTTGCATATTTGCGTTGTCGCTCGCGAGGCACTGCGGGCAGAAGCGAGGAGTGACGAGGAGCCAACTATCCTGACGGAAGGGCTGTGCGGGCCCCGGGAGGGAACGAAGAATTGGAGGATACCGATACTTCCAGGACGACAGTGTGAGTGAACTGACCTCTTCTAGGGTAAGTCGTGTCGCCTGACCAAAAACGACGGTGGTTTCTCTGTCGAGCTCCATCAACGCATGGCGACCCATGCGATTCCGCTGACGGTCGATATCGTGCAGGCCTGTGAGGGTTGCCAGATGTAATGGAGAGATCCCAAGGCGATATGAGAGCCTCCGCAAGTAGCTCCCCACTGATTCATTACGGATCGGGTCCAGGCTGCGGGGCAATGAATGCACGGCTTGTTTCAGCTCCCCGTTGCGCCAGCAGGGCCGTGATCGTCGAAAACGGTGTTCCTGGGCCGTTTTGCCGAACGTCTCTTCTTGCCTGTGGCCGGCGGATTAGCCGGGATCGGGGGCTCGTCGGGTGATTGCTGGGGTTCGTCCCGCCGGAGCACGATCTCGTCCAGCAGACCCTCGTCGATCAGTTCCTTCCCGGACTCCATTGCCTCATGGGCGCCGTCCTCGAGCAGGCGGCCCACCAGACCGACGACGCCACCGGTGCGACGCATCAAGTACTCCGGCATAGTGCCGCCGGTGAGCATGCCCTCCCTCGCGTTCAGCAGCCGCAGGTGCTGCTCGATTCCCTTCAGATGGCCGACGAAGGCCTGGATCTCTTCCGAGGTGGTGTAGCGGAAGCGGTCGATCTCGATGAGTTCGAAGCGGTGCTCCGTCTGGGTGATCTCCAGCCCGTGGATGCGAGTCGACTCCAGCGGTGGCATTTCCCACTGCCGGGTCTTCTTGTTCCATTTCGCCTCTCGCAGCAGCCCGATGCCGGAGATGTTGACGCCGGTGAGGATCAGAGTGACGTCCAGGCTCATGAGAGCCCGCATCAGGTCGAGGACGTCCTGGTCGTCGGCTCTGTGCATCCGCAGTCGGCTGATGTCGTCGAGAATCAGCGCCTTGACGCCGTGGTCTTGGAGGGAGTCGGCGACCTGCCGTACCAGTTCCGGCAGTGTGGCCGACGTGCGGATCGGGGCACGGAAGAAGCCCAGGATCGAGGCGCAAAGGCTCTTCGGGGTCGATGTCACCGGGGTCGAGACATAGACGACCGGCGCGTGGAGATCGCGTGTGCCCGGCAGAGCCCCGGGGTTGAGACATCTGTGCAGTTCCAGCCACTGGTCTTCGAAGACGGCCCCGGCTGAGATGACAGACGCGGTCTTGCCGTAGTTGCCCCAGCCGCTGATCATGACGCCGGCGCGCGTCGGGTCGTCCTTCTTCCTGGTGTTGCAGCTCAACCGGCGCCGGATCAGCTTGCCGACCTTGTCGTGCATCGGGGTGTCCTGCAACGGGAGGTTCGCGTTCGTCAGCTCTCGGTAGAGGTCGTAGTCGTACTGGCGGCTCTCAGGGAGCATCGACCACTGCTGCGGCGAGATGGTCGGGGCGGGGACGAGCAGGCCGCAGTGGGTGCGGTGGTGCTGCCAGCCGACGTAGGTATCGAGGGGCGGGCGGCTGCCCAGGATCAACTCGGCGATCCTGGCCCGTGAAGGCAGGCCCTCCAGCGGATCATCGTGAGAGAGGGCTTGGGTCACCTGTCGTCCTCCCGGACAGTTGTATCGGCATCGGAGCTGTCGTCGGGAGGCGGAAGCCGGAACATGGGGCGCCGGTTCAGGGCCTCGTGCAGTGTTGCCGGGGCGACGGGCCTGGTGCCGACGAGGGCTTCTTCGCGTCGCAGACGACGGTCGGTGTCGACCGCGCGGTCGATCGTGAGGGCGTGCTCGGCCCAGGCCGCGGGCATCTCGGCCGGAGTCGGCTTGTCTGCGGCTGCTGGTGCGGCGGGGCGGTCGGCTGCTGCGGCCTGGGCGCGGGTGATCTCGCGGGCCTTGGCGG contains:
- a CDS encoding class I SAM-dependent methyltransferase codes for the protein MGRRITAYVRDELGMGPGHDVLDAGCGAGRIAVPLTDVLTEGSYLGFDIVPHAIEWCSRTITPRHPTFRFAHVDIRQEIYNPEGTLSAADCRFLAGDAAFDIAALVGLISHLRPAEMENYLAESSRVLRPGGQCFDTAYLVDDAVAANIARGATAFSFTQDHGGYYVHSAWIHRVNSRLRYPAGSG
- a CDS encoding IS1380 family transposase, translated to MKVSHRPAELFAAFDDPDLIAHAGLVPTFRLAERCGLPALVAEKVHLTTAKNGAGTAADAKAMSIVGGMVAGADSIDDLDILRHGGLPRLFGGVRAPSTLGSFLRAFTWGHVRQLESAARAFTCRLAAHTGLIPKRDEVVFVDIDSKVKQVYGPAKQGASFGYTKQRGLHFQIVTVKTSTCAPVIVATRLRKGSAGSGKGAASLLREALATVRAMGITAQVVVRADSAYFSHKVVDVCRKAGAAFSLAVAVKKTIREAIAGIPEDAWTPIKYASAVWDAEEERWISDAEITEIPFTAFTSKKKAFHTTARLIVRRVKRLNPTGVPAGQAELFGVWRHHVIFTDSPFVLAQAEPMHREHAVIEQVFADLEDSALAHLPSGKFTANAAWLTLAATAYNLTRASGHLASAFHAKARTGTIRRHLINIPARIATGARRLTLHLPERWRWCDDFTDLWTATGQRMLT
- a CDS encoding AAA family ATPase, coding for MTDTTSPASVPGDETPGVIVISGISAAGKSTVAQALAERLPRSAHVRGDTFRRMIVNGQAHMTAEAPPEAVAQLRLRHRLAAASADAYAEAGFTAVLQDILLGEHLAEITEMIRSRPLAVVVLAPDPDVVARLEEKRSKTGYGPDWQPKDLDKVLKDDTPRIGLWLDTSHQTVDETVDEILKRAWTEGAVS
- a CDS encoding aldo/keto reductase; protein product: MGIVGLGCMGMSYAYDPGGRDDDASAAVLHRALDLGADLIDTADVYGPHTNEELVGRALADRREEAFLATKVGFVTGETRLRRDGRPEHIRAAIDASLRRLRTDHVALCQLHRVDPEVPLEETWGAMAETVKAGKARMLGLSDVTVQQIHVAQSVHPVAAVQAELSLWTRGATAELLPFTAREGIALIAYSPLGRGFLAGRFDSPDDVPDGDYRRHNPRFREENFAANLRLLEGVRTVAPRPKRRTFSPEYKLRIVAEYDAAPKNEKGAILRRERLYHSHVKEWRAARDAGALEKLVDKRTSPARPKKSAAEAENERLRRQVERLEKELARNKAALEEMGKASALLEMISEGAD
- a CDS encoding ATP-binding protein, with the protein product MSQRFDSQHETPSPCPHGASTIVAQDPPVATLFLMVGLPGAGKTTRARELAATHRALRLTPDHWMIPLFGDSMADGKRWVLEGRLISVALQALRLGTSVVLDYGLWGRDERSALRWLARSAGAVCQVVYVPVDKDVQLARIAHRQATTPHQTFPMSETDVDQWREQFQVPDAAELAGGEIPAPPTGWPGWTEWAVDHWPSCTDS
- a CDS encoding TniB family NTP-binding protein codes for the protein MTQALSHDDPLEGLPSRARIAELILGSRPPLDTYVGWQHHRTHCGLLVPAPTISPQQWSMLPESRQYDYDLYRELTNANLPLQDTPMHDKVGKLIRRRLSCNTRKKDDPTRAGVMISGWGNYGKTASVISAGAVFEDQWLELHRCLNPGALPGTRDLHAPVVYVSTPVTSTPKSLCASILGFFRAPIRTSATLPELVRQVADSLQDHGVKALILDDISRLRMHRADDQDVLDLMRALMSLDVTLILTGVNISGIGLLREAKWNKKTRQWEMPPLESTRIHGLEITQTEHRFELIEIDRFRYTTSEEIQAFVGHLKGIEQHLRLLNAREGMLTGGTMPEYLMRRTGGVVGLVGRLLEDGAHEAMESGKELIDEGLLDEIVLRRDEPQQSPDEPPIPANPPATGKKRRSAKRPRNTVFDDHGPAGATGS